The Salvelinus namaycush isolate Seneca chromosome 1, SaNama_1.0, whole genome shotgun sequence genome has a window encoding:
- the LOC120055820 gene encoding midkine-B-like yields the protein MRGLFSTVVVLLVALMIVTTEAGKNKREKGKEAKGGATECAEWRYGSCVPNNGDCGVGVREGTCNDQMRKLKCKVPCNWKKEFGADCKYKFGSWGECDTATGSKNRSGTLKKALYDAECQPTIQVSKPCPAKTKTKAKGKKGRGKEN from the exons ATGCGGGGTTTGTTCTCAACAGTTGTGGTGCTTCTGGTGGCCTTGATGATAGTCACCACTGAAGCAGGGAAAAACAAGAGAG AGAAGGGGAAAGAGGCCAAGGGTGGTGCCACTGAGTGTGCGGAATGGCGCTATGGTAGCTGTGTGCCTAACAACGGAGACTGTGGAGTCGGTGTCCGAGAGGGCACCTGCAACGACCAGATGAGGAAACTGAAATGCAAAGTGCCTTGTAACTGGAAGAAGGAGTTCGGCG CTGACTGCAAGTAtaagtttggcagctggggtgagtGTGACACAGCTACTGGATCAAAGAACCGGTCTGGAACCCTGAAAAAGGCCCTGTACGACGCAGAGTGCCAACCCACCATCCAGGTGTCTAAGCCATGCCCCGCAAAGACCAAGACAAAGGCCAAAG GAAAGaagggaagagggaaggagaacTAG